The following are encoded together in the Acidimicrobiales bacterium genome:
- a CDS encoding SRPBCC domain-containing protein has product MIPGRIERDILIEAPVEVVWRAVTEPDQISSWFTDTAVIDVREGGEGTLTWNGGAATKPTTARISVVTVAPPQTFSFRWAHPEGVEARQDNSVLVEFTLLPEGEHTRLRVVETGLLELAWPDADKATYADEHNKGWARHLVSLREYMVRPPEESPQR; this is encoded by the coding sequence ATGATCCCCGGCCGCATCGAACGAGACATCCTGATCGAGGCTCCGGTGGAGGTCGTCTGGCGAGCGGTGACCGAACCGGATCAGATCAGCAGCTGGTTCACCGACACCGCCGTGATCGATGTCCGCGAGGGCGGCGAAGGCACGCTCACCTGGAATGGAGGAGCCGCCACGAAGCCGACGACCGCTCGAATCAGCGTCGTGACTGTTGCACCGCCTCAGACGTTCTCCTTCCGCTGGGCTCACCCTGAGGGCGTCGAGGCGCGCCAGGACAACTCTGTCCTCGTCGAGTTCACGCTTCTCCCCGAGGGCGAGCACACCCGCCTGCGGGTCGTGGAGACCGGGCTTCTCGAGCTGGCATGGCCGGATGCGGACAAGGCCACGTACGCCGACGAGCACAACAAGGGCTGGGCGAGGCACCTCGTGAGCCTGCGTGAATACATGGTGCGGCCACCTGAGGAGTCCCCTCAGCGATGA
- a CDS encoding metalloregulator ArsR/SmtB family transcription factor encodes MSGESVDDELWAAVADPSRRRVLDLIVGHGEATPTALASELPFTRQAVAKHLAVLERAGLIESYRRGREVRYVVRADGLTAATQAMARAAARWDNRLEAIKRLAESAHLDNSARTGRRQS; translated from the coding sequence ATGAGCGGCGAGAGCGTCGACGACGAGTTGTGGGCGGCGGTCGCCGATCCCTCACGGCGTCGAGTGCTCGACCTCATCGTCGGCCACGGGGAGGCGACTCCAACCGCGCTGGCCAGCGAACTGCCCTTCACTCGTCAGGCAGTGGCGAAGCATCTGGCCGTGCTCGAGCGGGCCGGCCTCATCGAGAGCTATCGCCGTGGCCGGGAGGTCCGTTACGTCGTCCGCGCCGACGGCCTCACCGCCGCCACGCAGGCGATGGCACGCGCCGCCGCCCGATGGGACAACCGGCTCGAAGCCATCAAGCGACTCGCTGAATCAGCACATCTCGACAACTCAGCTCGGACCGGTAGGAGGCAATCATGA
- a CDS encoding DUF2182 domain-containing protein, with amino-acid sequence MKDESTKVRWRDTVQLAQVAPTGTLGLASLTATLGLAAAAWVVALGQMHGMDMGVTTPLGSFAFFLALWVAMMAAMMLPGAAPAVLRRAHASGRVRAVPLFVGSYLAVWTLVGIAVYAVYRPHGTTIAGAVAIAAGLYELTPLKQHYRRRCRESVRSGFEFGVYCVGSSIGLMLVLVALSVMSVTWMAVIAILVVAQKLLPAKAAIDVPLALGILGLGVVIVIAPSSVPGLMPPM; translated from the coding sequence ATGAAGGACGAGTCGACGAAGGTCCGGTGGCGGGACACGGTGCAGCTTGCGCAGGTCGCGCCGACGGGGACACTCGGGCTCGCCTCGCTGACGGCGACGCTCGGGCTCGCCGCCGCAGCCTGGGTCGTCGCGCTCGGGCAGATGCACGGGATGGACATGGGCGTTACGACACCGCTCGGTTCGTTCGCGTTCTTTCTCGCCCTGTGGGTGGCGATGATGGCCGCGATGATGCTGCCGGGTGCGGCTCCGGCAGTCCTGAGACGCGCTCATGCCAGTGGTCGTGTGCGCGCCGTGCCACTCTTCGTCGGGTCCTACCTTGCTGTCTGGACGCTCGTCGGTATCGCTGTCTACGCCGTATACCGGCCGCATGGGACGACTATCGCCGGCGCAGTGGCGATCGCGGCAGGCCTCTACGAGCTCACGCCGCTCAAGCAGCACTACCGCAGGCGCTGCCGCGAGAGCGTCCGCTCTGGATTCGAATTCGGGGTCTACTGCGTCGGCTCGAGCATCGGACTGATGCTGGTGCTGGTGGCCCTGAGTGTCATGAGCGTCACCTGGATGGCTGTGATCGCCATCCTCGTCGTGGCCCAGAAGCTGCTGCCTGCCAAGGCCGCAATCGACGTCCCGTTGGCGCTAGGGATCCTCGGACTCGGAGTCGTAATCGTCATCGCGCCCTCGTCGGTCCCCGGACTCATGCCACCGATGTGA
- a CDS encoding thioredoxin family protein: protein MIDHKTGTREEWLAARLELLEAEKALTRRSDELAQQRQELPWVRVEKEYRFETDDGTASLADLFRGRSQLVIYHFMFGADYAAGCPSCSAIADGFDGSVVHLANHDVTLCAVSRAPIAQLEAYKRRMGWSFPWPSSFGSDFNQDFQAAVTEDEWRSGAVEYNFRRSDLRPPTAQDSAGLDEFASSVVGTDWATYRREGPGVSAFALDDGVVYHTYSAYARGLDGLWGMYQWLDRAPLGRNEDGFWWHRHDEYPTR, encoded by the coding sequence ATGATCGATCACAAGACCGGAACGCGCGAAGAGTGGCTTGCGGCCCGGCTGGAGCTGCTCGAGGCCGAGAAGGCTCTTACGCGGCGCAGCGACGAACTGGCACAGCAACGCCAGGAGCTGCCCTGGGTTCGCGTCGAGAAGGAGTACCGCTTCGAGACCGATGACGGTACAGCGTCTCTTGCCGATCTCTTCAGAGGACGCTCGCAGCTCGTCATCTACCACTTCATGTTCGGAGCCGACTACGCGGCAGGGTGTCCGTCCTGCTCGGCGATCGCGGATGGCTTCGACGGCTCCGTCGTCCACCTCGCGAATCACGACGTCACGCTCTGCGCGGTGTCGCGTGCTCCGATCGCGCAACTGGAGGCGTACAAGCGGCGGATGGGTTGGAGCTTCCCGTGGCCGTCTTCGTTCGGCAGCGACTTCAACCAGGACTTCCAGGCGGCGGTCACCGAGGACGAATGGCGGTCGGGAGCCGTCGAGTACAACTTCCGCCGGTCGGACCTTCGGCCGCCAACCGCCCAGGACAGCGCCGGGCTCGACGAGTTCGCATCGAGCGTGGTCGGGACCGACTGGGCAACGTACAGGCGGGAAGGACCCGGGGTGAGCGCGTTTGCACTCGACGATGGCGTCGTGTACCACACCTATTCGGCGTACGCGCGTGGCTTGGACGGCCTCTGGGGCATGTACCAGTGGCTCGACCGCGCGCCACTCGGTCGCAACGAGGACGGCTTCTGGTGGCACCGCCACGACGAGTACCCGACCCGGTGA
- a CDS encoding class I SAM-dependent methyltransferase, with amino-acid sequence MKRGDPVAQEHQSHWDEVHDKDATQLSWYQTHAAVSLELISALGVPLDAAVIDVGGGTSSLVDGLVAGGFTDVSVLDVSPPAIEVARHRLGPAARDVRWLHEDLLTWEPTRLYGLWHDRAVFHFLVDPADQTHYRRLLGRALAPGAALVIATFAAGGPTWCSGLSVARYEPEDLLTVLGGDLQLVATRREEHTTPTGAVQPFTWLAARKAP; translated from the coding sequence GTGAAGCGTGGTGACCCGGTCGCACAAGAGCACCAGAGCCACTGGGATGAGGTCCACGACAAGGATGCGACCCAGCTGAGCTGGTACCAGACTCACGCCGCTGTTTCCCTGGAGCTCATCAGCGCGCTCGGTGTGCCTCTCGACGCTGCGGTCATCGACGTCGGCGGTGGGACCTCCAGCCTGGTCGACGGCCTCGTGGCCGGCGGTTTCACGGACGTATCGGTCCTCGACGTCTCGCCCCCCGCCATCGAGGTGGCCCGTCATCGCCTCGGTCCTGCGGCGCGGGATGTGCGGTGGCTGCACGAAGATCTGCTCACCTGGGAGCCGACCCGGCTGTACGGACTCTGGCACGACCGGGCGGTCTTCCACTTCCTCGTCGACCCGGCCGACCAGACCCACTACCGTCGCCTGCTCGGCAGGGCTCTTGCTCCAGGCGCCGCACTCGTGATCGCCACCTTCGCCGCCGGCGGCCCCACGTGGTGCTCCGGCCTGTCCGTCGCTCGCTACGAACCCGAAGACCTGCTCACGGTGTTGGGTGGCGACCTCCAGCTCGTCGCTACCCGACGAGAGGAGCACACCACGCCCACGGGCGCCGTACAGCCGTTCACCTGGCTGGCCGCACGCAAGGCACCATAG